The nucleotide window TCCTGCGTAACTTCCTTAAAGGGTTAACGCAGAAGATCCGCCCGGCGGTAAAAGCGAAATAATGCGTAAAGGGCAGCACTCTGCTGCCCTTTACAGTTTCCGGAAGCGGATGCCGATTACCGGTTTTTAATAACCCAGTGTCGGTGGACTAACAGAGAAGCGAAAATGACCGCTGCGCCAATGATAAAACTTGGCCAGTGCGGCTGCTGCTGCCAGATAGCCAGGTTGACCAACAGGCCTGCAGGCACATGCATATTGTTCATAATCCCCAACGTCCCGGCATCCACCTGCGTCGCGCCGTAGTTCCACATGAAATAGCCTAATCCTGAAGCGACAACGCCCAGCCAGATCAGAATGCCCCACTGGAGGGAGGTCGTGGGTAGCTTTTGCGGATTCCCCCACAGGAACCAGGCCAGCACCGCGATTAACGCCGCCCCAAGGTAGAACCAGGAGAAGGCGGTATGCTGTGGCATCGGACGGATCTCCTGCAACCGTTTATAGCCCACCATACCGACAGCAAAGATAATGTTTGCCAGCTGTACCAGCATCAGGCCGAACCAGAAATGTTCGCTCACCTTGTCATAACGGATGATGGCTGCACCGCCCACCGCCAGCAGCGCGCTCAGGGCATATCCCCAGCGCACGCCGCGCCCTTTCAGAAGATCGTAAATCAGCGTGACATAGAGCGGCGTCATCACGGTAAACAGCAGAAATTCTGACACGCTGAGGTAGAGATAGGCCTGGAAACTCACCAGATACATCACCCCGAGCTGTAAAGCGCCAACGCCCATATAGAGCAGCAGCGTGGAAGGCCGGTAGCCTTTCCAGCGCAAAAAGGGCAGGAATACTACCGCTGCCAGCAGCAGGCGAACCAGTACGGAAAACACGCTGTCTACCTGCCCGGCCAGGTATTCACCTATCAGGCTGAAAGAAAATGCCCACAAGATTGTGGTGACAATCAGTAACGTCACAATAAAAACTCTGCAGTGAAAAGTGGCCGTAGTGTAGCGAAATGCACGAAGTCACAGGGAATTATTTGGTTTACATCTGAGCATTTAAAATACATCTGCACTGTGGCTTTGAAAGATGTTCGCTAACGAAAGTCATTTTCTTAACGCTTTCCAAACCCAACTTTTTATCATTCCCCCTTCACAAGCCTGACACGTTTTGTCGCGCTAATTCACAGATACGGTTTTTTTGTCATAAAAATGTAACATTTGAGTTTCGCTTCACAGTCTGCTGAGCGTTTTACGCCTATTCTTTGCGCGAAAAGGAACATTGTGTCCGTTTTTCCGGCAATCCTTTCGTTATGACGCGCCATAAGGCGCTAAAAAGAGAATAAACCGCCCATCGGAGGCTCACATGTTAAGTATTTTTAAGCCAGCCCCTCACCAGCCTCGTGTAGAGGCCGGCAAGGTAGATCCGCTCTACCGCAAGCTGCGCTGGCAAATTTTCCTGGGAATTTTCTTCGGTTATGCTGCCTATTATCTGGTTCGCAAAAACTTTGCTCTCGCCATGCCCTATCTGATTGAGCAGGGTTTTTCCCGTGGCGACCTCGGGTTTGCGCTCTCTGGCATCTCTATCGCCTACGGCTTTTCAAAATTTATCATGGGCTCGGTCTCTGACCGCTCTAACCCCAGAGTCTTTTTGCCTGCCGGGTTGATCCTGGCCGCCGCGGTTATGCTCTTTATGGGGTTCGTCCCCTGGGCCACCTCCAGCATTATGGTGATGTTCGTGCTGCTGTTTTTATGCGGCTGGTTTCAGGGAATGGGATGGCCTCCCTGTGGCCGCACTATGGTGCACTGGTGGTCGCAAAAAGAGCGCGGAGGGGTGGTTTCCGTCTGGAACTGCGCGCATAACGTAGGCGGCGGCATTCCTCCTCTGCTGTTCTTGCTGGGCATGGCGTGGTTTAACGACTGGAAAGCGGCGCTCTATATGCCAGCCTTTGGCGCTATCGTGATTGCCCTCTTTGCCTTTGCCATGATGCGCGATACGCCGCAATCCTGCGGCCTGCCGCCGATTGAAGAGTACAAAAATGATTATCCGCCGGACTATGATGAAAAACATGAAGAAGAGCTGACCGCCAGGCAAATCTTTATGCAATATATTTTGCCGAATAAATTGCTGTGGTATATCGCGCTGGCGAACGTGTTTGTCTATCTGCTGCGTTACGGCATTCTTGACTGGTCACCTACTTACCTGAAAGAAGTGAAGCATTTCGCGCTGGATAAATCCTCCTGGGCTTACTTTTTCTATGAATATGCAGGGATCCCCGGCACGCTGCTGTGTGGCTGGATGTCTGACAAAGTCTTTAAAGGCAATCGTGGCGCCACCGGCGTATTCTTTATGGTGTTGGTCACCATTGCCACCGTAATCTACTGGATGAACCCGGCAGGTAATCCCGGCATTGATATGGCTTGTATGATCGCCATCGGCTTCCTGATTTATGGGCCTGTCATGCTGATTGGCCTGCATGCGTTAGAGCTGGCTCCGAAAAAAGCGGCCGGAACAGCGGCAGGGTTTACCGGTTTATTTGGTTACCTGGGCGGCTCTGTGGCAGCCAGCGCTATCGTCGGCTATACCGTAGACTTTTTCGGCTGGGACGGAGGCTTTATCATCATGATTGGCGGCTGTGTACTGGCTGTGCTGTTGCTGGTGTTAACTATGCTGAGTGAAAACAAGCATAAACAGCAGCTGAAGCAGGCGGAATAACGGGAGAGTCCATGTTAATTAAAACAGTCGTGGCCACCATCCTGATGGCCTCTTCACTCTGCGCTATGGCTGCGCAGTCGGACAAAATTGTTATTGCCCATCGGGGAGCCAGCGGCTATTTGCCGGAACATACGCTTCCTGCCAAGGCGATGGCCTATGCCCAGGGAGCGGACTTTCTGGAGCAGGATTTGGTCATGACCAAAGATGACCGGTTAGTCGTGCTGCACGATCATTACCTTGATCGTGTGACAGATGTTGCCGACCGTTATCCTACCCGTGCCAGAAAGGATGGACGTTACTACGCTATCGACTTCACGCTGGCCGAGATTAAAGGCCTGAAATTCTCAGAAGGGTTTACCGTAGAGAACGGCAGGAAAAAGCAGACGTTCCCAAAACGCTTTCCTCTGGGGAAATCTGACTTCCGCGTCCACACCTTTGAGGAGGAGATCGAATTCATTCAGGGACTGAATTACTCTACAGGTAAAAACATCGGGATTTACACGGAGATTAAAGCGCCCTGGTTTCATCGCCAGGAGGGCAAAGATATCTCCGCTAAAGTGCTCGATGTCCTGAAGAAGTACGGTTACAGCGATAAAAAAGATCCTGTGTACCTGCAGTGTTTTGATTACAACGAAGTGAAGCGGATCAAAACGGAGCTGGAGCCACAGCGAGGGATGAACCTCAAGCTGGTCCAGTTAATCACTGAAACCAGCTCGAAAGAGACGCAGGAGCAGCAGAACGGCAAATGGGTGAACTACAGCTACGACTGGATGTTTAAACCTGGCGCCATGAAGCAAGTGGCTGAGTACGCCGATGGAATTGGGCCGGATTATCATATGCTGGTGGCGGCGACATCGACTAAGGGTCATATTCGTCTGACCGGGATGGTGAAAGAAGCGCACCAGGCCAGAATGGTGGTTCATCCTTATACCGTCCGGGCAGACCAGCTTCCCGCTTGGGTAGATAATGTCGATCAGCTCTACGATGTGCTCTACAACCAGGCTAACGTAGACGGCTTATTCACTGATTTCCCTGATAAAGCAGTTCACTTCCTGCATCAGTAAACCTCTTCCGCCCCGGTGCGCCTGGGCGGAAGATGGCTGGCTACACGTTGTAAAGCTTACGCAGATAGTGGGGCACAGCGTTATCCGCATTGGATCCAATCACTTCCAGCTCCGGCAGCAGATCTTTCAGACGATGGTGCGAATTGCTCATGATGCACCCCTTGCCAGCCATGGTCAGCATCTCTTTATCATTCATACCGTCACCAAAGGAGATGCACTCTTTCAGGCCAAAGCCCAGAGAGCGGGCAACGGCGTCCAGCGCATGGCCTTTCGACACCCCGCCCGCCATCACTTCCAGACAGGTCGGCAGCGAGAAGCTGACGTTAACGCGATCGCCCCAGCGAGCCACCAGCGCCTCCTCGAGCGGGATCAGCAGCTCAGGTTTACCACAGGTAAAGAACACCTTGCTGATGCCATCCGTTGCCAGCGAACCTGGCTCATAGATCTGGTAATTGAAGTCAGACTCGCGGAAGAAATCCATCTCTTCAGGACGGTTACGGTTCAGGAACCACTCTTCATCGCGGTAGACGTTGGTAAAAATATCCTCATGGCTGTGATGCAGCGCAAACAGCTCGCGGGCAATGTCTTCATCCAGATTGTGGCTGAAAACCAGCTCGCCAGCGGTGTTGTGCACGCGCGCGCCGTTAGAGGTGATCATAAAAGCGTCAATCCCCAGACTGTCCCGCATTTGCGCCACATCAATGTAGTGACGGCCGGTGGCGAAGATAAAATTCACCCCCTTGCGAGTCATCAGCTGCAGCGTTTCACGGGCGAAAGGAGATAAACGGTGATCCGGTGACAACAGCGTGCCGTCAAGATCGGAAGCAACAATAGGGTACATAAAACCTCTGGTTAGTCTGTTATCGGGCAGTCTGGCTGGCCCGCTACTGAGTCACATCTGAGTAGTGCAAAATCAATGCCTGGAGAAAAACGCCACGATGGCTTCCAGCGCTTCGGCACGCATGCTGTCTTTTTCAAACAAGATCTCATGAC belongs to Erwinia pyri and includes:
- a CDS encoding carboxylate/amino acid/amine transporter, which translates into the protein MTLLIVTTILWAFSFSLIGEYLAGQVDSVFSVLVRLLLAAVVFLPFLRWKGYRPSTLLLYMGVGALQLGVMYLVSFQAYLYLSVSEFLLFTVMTPLYVTLIYDLLKGRGVRWGYALSALLAVGGAAIIRYDKVSEHFWFGLMLVQLANIIFAVGMVGYKRLQEIRPMPQHTAFSWFYLGAALIAVLAWFLWGNPQKLPTTSLQWGILIWLGVVASGLGYFMWNYGATQVDAGTLGIMNNMHVPAGLLVNLAIWQQQPHWPSFIIGAAVIFASLLVHRHWVIKNR
- the glpT gene encoding glycerol-3-phosphate transporter gives rise to the protein MLSIFKPAPHQPRVEAGKVDPLYRKLRWQIFLGIFFGYAAYYLVRKNFALAMPYLIEQGFSRGDLGFALSGISIAYGFSKFIMGSVSDRSNPRVFLPAGLILAAAVMLFMGFVPWATSSIMVMFVLLFLCGWFQGMGWPPCGRTMVHWWSQKERGGVVSVWNCAHNVGGGIPPLLFLLGMAWFNDWKAALYMPAFGAIVIALFAFAMMRDTPQSCGLPPIEEYKNDYPPDYDEKHEEELTARQIFMQYILPNKLLWYIALANVFVYLLRYGILDWSPTYLKEVKHFALDKSSWAYFFYEYAGIPGTLLCGWMSDKVFKGNRGATGVFFMVLVTIATVIYWMNPAGNPGIDMACMIAIGFLIYGPVMLIGLHALELAPKKAAGTAAGFTGLFGYLGGSVAASAIVGYTVDFFGWDGGFIIMIGGCVLAVLLLVLTMLSENKHKQQLKQAE
- the glpQ gene encoding glycerophosphodiester phosphodiesterase, with product MLIKTVVATILMASSLCAMAAQSDKIVIAHRGASGYLPEHTLPAKAMAYAQGADFLEQDLVMTKDDRLVVLHDHYLDRVTDVADRYPTRARKDGRYYAIDFTLAEIKGLKFSEGFTVENGRKKQTFPKRFPLGKSDFRVHTFEEEIEFIQGLNYSTGKNIGIYTEIKAPWFHRQEGKDISAKVLDVLKKYGYSDKKDPVYLQCFDYNEVKRIKTELEPQRGMNLKLVQLITETSSKETQEQQNGKWVNYSYDWMFKPGAMKQVAEYADGIGPDYHMLVAATSTKGHIRLTGMVKEAHQARMVVHPYTVRADQLPAWVDNVDQLYDVLYNQANVDGLFTDFPDKAVHFLHQ
- the yigL gene encoding sugar/pyridoxal phosphate phosphatase YigL; the encoded protein is MYPIVASDLDGTLLSPDHRLSPFARETLQLMTRKGVNFIFATGRHYIDVAQMRDSLGIDAFMITSNGARVHNTAGELVFSHNLDEDIARELFALHHSHEDIFTNVYRDEEWFLNRNRPEEMDFFRESDFNYQIYEPGSLATDGISKVFFTCGKPELLIPLEEALVARWGDRVNVSFSLPTCLEVMAGGVSKGHALDAVARSLGFGLKECISFGDGMNDKEMLTMAGKGCIMSNSHHRLKDLLPELEVIGSNADNAVPHYLRKLYNV